The following nucleotide sequence is from Flavobacterium sp. N1736.
GGTTTTGATGATAAAAGCAATTCGCCTGCAAATAATCCCGACATGGTTGTAGCCGTGAATCCTAAGCCGGTTAATAACCACGAATATTGCGTTTGGTCGTAAAAACGTCCAAAAACCTGCTGGTCAATATAAATAGGAAGATTTTTATTGGGTAATAATTCAAAATTATGTCCAAAGAAATTCGGGATTGACAGTAAAACCGCATACAAAACAAGACAGGTTACAAAGAATATATATCTTCCTTTTTGAGATAAATTGAGATAAGCAATACAGGAGAATAAATATCCTACAGCAATGGCCTGAAGCGTGTTACTGAATAGTTGAAATTTTGAAATATCCAAAAAAAGCAAATTTCCCTGAACGATCCATCCTAAAATAAAAAGTATTACAAATCGCTTTAGAATATGGTAATATAATGTAGCATCTGATCCTGATTCGGTACTTCTTTTTCCTAATGAAAACGGAATTACAACGCCAACAACAAATAGAAACAAAGGCATTATTACATCATATAAATGAAAACCAATCCATTCAGGATGTTCAAACTGATCTGCCAAAGTCTTTGTTAAATTGGTTTTTGCCGCTGTATTTAAGTTATAGAAAAAACGATCAGCAACGATTATCATTAATAAATCAAATCCTCGTAGCACATCTACAGACATCAGGCGATTATTGGCTATGATTTTATTCATGTTTGATATTTATAGGCTGTTTTTGATTCAATTTTTGATAAAAATAATTCCGGTGTTTTATATTAAAATTCCCGGAATTATTTCTAAAATTATATAAACTCGATAGCTCATGCCAATAGATTTAAAAAATAATTTCTTCAAAAAACGTTCCCTCTATTGGCATATTTGACAGGTTATCGACGACAAACTAAAGTTGTAATGTCGAAAATTTAGGACCTTCAGGGAAATTGGCAACACCAGCCCAACCCGAAGTCATTTCGGTAATTGCAATACCAATTGAGCTTCCTAAAGTTCCTAATTGCGATTTCGGAATACTAAATTCTATAGCATTTGTTGTATCATTAAGACTTACAATAGCCGACGCTTTTAAATTAGCTCCGGAACCAACAATTTGACCCCAGCCCCATCCTCCATTCGGATCGGTATGTTTATAGAAATCTCCCCAGCCACCTGTTACCATCGGGCCTTCAAATAAAAACTCTGCTCCAGAACCATCCGGCCAGTTCGAATGCAAAAATCCGGTTTGTGTATTTCCATCCGTATTGATATACATATCGACCAATTCCATCAGCATTTTTTTGTTTCCTTCTAAATACACATTTACGTTTGCACCTCCAGCCCAAATTTTAATTTTCTGGATAGAACCGTTTCCAGATGTATTTTGATCTGTAACCGCTACATCATCCCAATCTGTAAACTTTCCGTCGACTTTGATATCTATAATTATAATTCTTGGAGCTGTTATTGTTTTTGTAATAAAGGATTCTTCGCCTGCATCGTTTGTAACGGTTAATGAAACTCTGATTTCACCGCCAATTTTATACGTATAAACCGGATCTTTTTCGCTCGATAAATAATACAAATCGCCAAAATCCCATCTGTATTTTGTAGCATTTTTAGAAAGATTAGTAAACGTAAACGTACTTCCGTCATTCGTAAATGAAAAATCTGCTTCGGGTTTTGTTGCTGAATCCGAAGACGAACTATCGCTCGAACAAGCCGTTAGCAATAACAACGCCATTAGCATTGTTACGTATTTGGTTAGTTTTATTTTTTTCATGGTTTTTTGGTTTAAATGTTTTTATAACTATTTAATGATAACCGTTTGTGATAATTTATTGAATCCTGTAGTCGTTTCCCATAAACCTGTATTAGCAAAACGAATACAATAATCCGGTCTGTCAATTAGTTTAGTTGAACTGTCTTCAATTTTTAAAAGCAATTCGTAAGTACCTGCAGGAATATCTGCTAAACTCACCGTTTCTTTTAAATCAAAAGCAACTCTTGGTACCACTTTTCTAACATCAAAACTTAATTTTTTCTTGTAAATAGTTCCATTTGCAGTCGATCTAAAAATTAAATAAGCATTTTTAGGATTGTAAACCGGAGCAAAACCACCGTTATTAATGACTGCATTAAATTCTAAAGATCCGTTTAATGCCGCTTCTTTTTTAACGCTCGAAGTTGCCAGCGCAAGTCTGTAACCCAACTTTCTTTCAAAATCTGTAAAACAATTATTGTTTCTCCATTCCTGCAAAACCGGACCGTAATAATCAAGATTTAAATACGTCCATTTTAGCATCGTCATTTCTTTTTCGGCAATACTGCAGCTTGCAACCGGAACATCTGTTGGCGGACATGTTTCTCCTCCTGTTGGGACAAAAAGGGCTTCATTGCTTATATATGTTTTATCGGCAGTTACATTTATATACGTTCCATAATCGTCAACACTTGCCATAAAACAATCGTTATGAAAACCCAAACGGGCTGTATTGGTGGTTCCGTAACCAACTGTGGCATCCATAGCGGTTGTAGTCGCAACAAAATCTTGTTTGATTTTTGGTGTTCTTACCTGAATTTTAACTTCTTTTGGAAAAGTTTCTAAAAGTTTATCTAAAATCAATTTTTTATTCGCTGGCGTAGTAAGTTGATTTGTTGTGTAATACCATTCTCCCCAAGCGCCAACAAAACCAGCCTGAACAAAAGCAATAACATCTTTATTTTCTTCCAATATTGGTTTTAACTGATCTAAATGTCCTGAAATAACCGCAACAGAAGCATCTGTACCATCCTGAGCGTCGGTATACGCAAAACGCAAAACACATTTTAAGCCCGATTCTCTTAGACGCGTAAAATCGGTTTTAATCAAATCTAATTGCGTTTGGCTTAAAGCCGTCGTTTTAAATTTTTCCAAATAATACAGACGCAAAATTAGGCTTACATTTTCTTTCTTTAAATTGGCTAAAGATGCGGCAGTCATTGCAGCGCCTTCAGAATTTACCTGCCAGCTGTGCATAAAACCACGCTCGGGATTGGTAAAAACTTCATTGGAAGCTGTGTAAGTAACTTTTTCAAGTCCGTTTGCTTCCTCTTTATTTTCACCGCCTCCATCGCTTTGACAACCGGAAGCAAGATTTAGAAAAAGGCAAAATATCATTACTATATTTTTCATGTTTTTTTAATTAAATTATCTGATTAATCATTTTAAAATCCTTCTGAAAAAGAAATTAATTATATTCCGGATTTTGGATAAACTTCCCTTTACCTTCACTGATTCTTTCTAATGAAAAAGGAAACAATGCTTTATATGGCGCGCTTTGACTTGCAGATCCGTTTAAGGCAATTGCGTGTTCCGTAAATTTTCCGTGACGGATTAAATCAGAACGGTATTGTCCGTTTTCACACCAATATTCATGTGATCTTTCTAACAGAATCATATCATTAAAACTGGCAAGCGTATTATAATCTGCAAGTTCAATTTTGCTTATTTTCGCTCTTTTTCTAACTACATTAACCAAATCAATCGCTTCTTGTGTAGGCGTTCCGGTTTTATTTACCAAGGCTTCTGCTTTTGATAATAATACATCAGGATAACGATATACAATAATATCTACGGTTGTTAAAGCAGTTGTTCTCGCTGCATCCGGATCAATTTTTAACGGAATTGGTCCTAATTGCATGTAATTTGCAGGATTTGCCCTGTTGTACGTAACGCCGTCTGTTCCTGTAAATTCAGCAATTAAGGCATCTTTACGAATATCAGTTGCTTCAAAAGAATCATAAAAAGTCCAGGAACTCTGAATCGTTCCGTAACCGCCGCGTCCCGGATAATTAGCAGGCAAAACCATTAATTGCCATTGGTTTTCGCTTGTTCCCGCATAATCTGCCGGAACTGCCCAAATCACTTCTTTACTGCTTACAGGCGCTTTTACATCCCATAAACCAACATAATTATCTTCTAATGCATAATAATTCATACCTATAATAGCGTTGGCTTGTTCTTCAACCTCTGCCCATCTTTTTTCATGAAGATATAAACGTATTAAAACCATTCTTGCCATACCGTTGCTAAATCTTCCGTATGGTGTTTCGGCAGGAGATTTTAAATCTGCGGCAGCATCTTTAAGGTCATTTTCGATAAAACTTACCATAGCAGCATTTGAAAGTCTTGCCAAAGGTTCTTCTTTCAATGGATTTTGAAGTACATCGAGCGGCGCAACCACAAGAGGTCCGTACATATCAAAAAGTTCATAAGCCAATAATCCGCGTGCGCATTTAATTTCGGCAATAGCCTGCTTTTTCACAAACTCGTTTACTTTTGATTTTTCGATTCGGTCAATACTCAAAGTCATACCGCTAATCTTATTGTAAAACACATCGTAAAAGCGTGTAAAAGCTGTAGATGTTGCTTTGTAACTATGATATGATGCTTCTTGCTGTACGCCGTAAGGTCCTTGCAGGATTTCGGTTGTCGCGTCAAGCATAAACATTAATCCGTTCTCTGAAGTAGAATGAATTCCGTTTCCGTAAGAACCTCTCAGCGGATAATAAGCCGAAGCGACTATCGCCTGAATATCAGCCTCTGAGCTAGGAAAAATACTTGGATTAATCTCGTCGTAATTAACAGATTCTAAATCTTCATTACATCCTGAGAAAACGAGTAATAGTAAAACTATTGTATAATTTTTTAAATTTTTCATGTCTTTTTTATTAAAACTTTAGATCAACTCCTACTGTGTATGTTTTTACATTTGGATACGCTGCTGCATAACCATCTGTTTCAGGATCGATACCATCATATTTTGTAATGGTAAAAAGGTTTTGTCCGTCTAATCTAATGGCGGCACCCTGCATGAATTTACCAAACCATTTTTTTGGAAAATTATACGTTAGCGATACACTTTGCAAACGAACAAACGAAGCTTCCTGCAAAAAGAAATCACCGGATCCGTATTGTGTGTAGCCAAAGTTTGAACCCGGACGTGTATTTGTTGGGTTATCCGGCGTCCATCTGTTATAGATATTTGTCGTGGCATTTCTTCCGTTTTGTGCTACACCAACGGCAGTAACGCCATAAGCAAAATCAGTTCTGTCGATGATTTCCCTACCAAACATTCCGTTAAACATAAAGTTCAATTGAAAGTTTTTCCAGATAATCGTATTGCTTAAACCGGCAACAAAATCAGGATCCTGTGATCCAAGTAAAACAGTATCTGCGTCATCAATTTTACCATCGGCAGCGCCTGTTCTTAAAAATACACCATTTGCATCCGTAACCGGATTTCCTGCATTATCTCTCACAAAACCATTAACATCTTTAATTTTTATTTGCCCCGGATATAAATCCGGCTGTGCAGGAACCACTTCTCCAATTTGCATAACTCCATCAGAAATTTGGTAGTAATTGGCACGAACAGGATCGTTGTAACCTTCATAAACTCTTGGTTTCCAGTCTGGAGCTCTTTTCTTCCAATTGGTTTTAAATTGAGAATATGTAAAAGTAGATCTCCATTTAAAATCCGGATGATCAATATTTACTGTGCTTACCGTAACTTCCACACCCCGGCTTCGTGTACTTCCCACGTTTGCCCAAACCTCATTTATTTCATTATAACTATTAATTGGTTTAAGCATTAACAGATCTGAAATTACTCTCTCGTAAACTTCAACTGATCCTGAAACTCTTCTGTTTAATATTTCAAAATCAAGACCTAAATTTTTCTCAGTTGTAGTTTCCCATTTCAAATCCGGATTTTCTAATCTCGTCGGGAAAACTCCTGTCCAAATTGATTCATCAGGATTTAAATAAGCCGGCTGCGCATAATAAGCCGCAAAAGCATTTCCGCCTGAATTACCTACCGCACCGTATCCAAATCTTAATTTAAATTGAGAAATATAATCAGAAATAGAAGTCATAAATTTTTCCTGAGATACATCCCATCCCGCAGAAATAGATGGAAATAAGGCGTATTTATTGTTTTTTGCATACATACTTGCTCCATCTCGACGTATCGTAGACGTTAGCATGTATTTATCTTTATAAGAATAGTTTAATCTTGAAAAATACGAGCGATACCCAAATTCACTGTTTGTAGAACCAACCACTTTTGTTCCCGCTCCCGCATTCATATTATTCCATAAAAAAGCATCGGTAATAAAATTACTGTTTCCTAATGTTGATCTTTCAGTTCTAAATGTTTGTTGTGAATATCCCACCATAAAAGTGAAGTTATTAACATCTCTGATTTTTGTATTATAAGTTAAAATCACATCCAGCAAATCATCATTCTTTTTTTCCGTATTGATAGATGCCTTACCATTTTCTAATGCTCCGTATAAAGTTGTTCTTGGCAAATAAGTGCTTCTGCTTGAATTTCCCTGATCAAAACCTGCCTGAACTCTTGCTGTAAAACCTCTAAACGGTTTTGCTTCAGCATAAAAATTCATAAGCGATCTGTCTACAACGCCTTCATCAGAAATAGTAAGCATCGAATATGGATTAGGTTCTAAGGCATTATCAGGATTTATTGGATAATTGCCCATCGCATCAATTGCCAAAACATCAGGACTTTGCTGTATTGCAGATCTGATAATTCCCGAATTTTCAAATTGAGATAATTCCTGACCTGTTACAGGATCAAATTTTCCACCTAATTGTGAGTTTTGATTGTTGACTCTACTTTTTGTCATGTTCATACCAACGGTTACAAAATCAACTAATTTTTGGTCGATACTAAAATGAACCGTACTTCTTTTTATCCCAGAATTTTTCACAATTCCCTGTTGGTCAAATAAATTTCCGGATAAAAAGTATTTAGTAGATTGCGTTCCGCCTCGTAATGACAAGTTATTTTGCTGCACTATTCCGTCTCTCGTAACCAATGATAACCAATCAGTTCCTGCGCCTGCGTTTCTTATTTGTTCATCAGAATATAATCTTTTGTACGGAATCCCGTTAACCGGAGCAGCATTTGCCTCGTCTAAAGTTTTTGGAGAATATGGATATACTTTATTGATAAACTCCCAGTTTTCTCTAGAAGCATCATTTCGTAATTGCATCCATTGTTTCAAATCCAGCACATCATAACCGTCATTGTATTTTTGATACGAATAAGAACCTGAATAATCAACCCGAACTTCGCCGTCTTTTCCTTTTTTAGTCGTAATCATGATGACACCATTTGCAGCTCTTGCACCATAAATGGCAGAAGCACTCGCATCTTTTAAAACATCAATAGATTCAATGTCATTTGGATTAAAAGAATTTAAAACACCTTGCGTTCCTCCATCATAACGATTTCCTGAACCCGGCTGTTCTAAATTGGTAATAGGAAATCCGTCAACCACAATTAAAGGATCATTACTTGCATTAATCGAACCCGCACCACGAATCTGGATATTAAATCCACCGCCCGGCTGAGCACTATTTTGCGTAATTTGTAAACCTGCAACTTTACCCTGAAGTGCTGTTAAAACAGATGGTGCAGACGATAAAGTCAAAGATTCTCCTTTTACGGAAGACATCGCACCCAGTACATTTTTCTTTTTCTGAGTTCCGTAACCTACAATAACTACCTCATTCAGGCTTTTTGATACCGGAACCATTGAAACTTTAAGATTAGTCTGGTTTGCAATCGCAACTTCTTTTGAGTCATATCCAACATACGAAAACAATAAAGCTTCTGTAGCAGAAGGAACGACAATCGTAAAAGTTCCGTCAAAATCTGTAGTTGTACCTCGTGATGAACCTTTTGGTACAATTGTAACGCCAATCATGGGCTGACCTAATTCGTCTAAAACAACTCCTTTGATGATAATATCAGCTTCTGAACTTTTGTTTACAATTTCTAATTTATTGCTGCCCGTGGAGGTGGCCGCGTTTACTTTAAAAACAGATACTATCAAAATTAAAACAGTAATTATAGTCTTTAAATTAAATTTTAATTCGTGATAGTTACTGTGTAGTAACTTGTTACTTTTTTTCATATTATTCTGGTTAGTTTAATGGTTAATGGAAAAAGCATGCTTTGCGTGAATAAAAAATGGTTAGGGATTTTAATAAACACAAAGCGAAAGGGTCATGTTATGTTTCTTTTGGTTTCATAATTTTTTCGGTTTTGTTTTTTGTCTTGTTTTTGTTTGGTTATTTTTTAATCTGTATGTTGGGTTTATGTCTCGCCTGATTTTTAACAGCTTAATTACCTTTTCGAAATGGTAATTTTAAAATTTAAACTTCTCTTTTTCGCCTGATTTTCAACTTAAAACGTTGCCGAAAAAAAGCTCTTTTTGCACTTACTTTTGGCTAAACTAAATAATATTTTTTAATAAACAATGGTAAAATCAAAAAAATGTGTTCGTGCACATAAAAAAAGTGTTTTCGAGCACATTTTTTAGAAA
It contains:
- a CDS encoding DUF4832 domain-containing protein, translating into MKNIVMIFCLFLNLASGCQSDGGGENKEEANGLEKVTYTASNEVFTNPERGFMHSWQVNSEGAAMTAASLANLKKENVSLILRLYYLEKFKTTALSQTQLDLIKTDFTRLRESGLKCVLRFAYTDAQDGTDASVAVISGHLDQLKPILEENKDVIAFVQAGFVGAWGEWYYTTNQLTTPANKKLILDKLLETFPKEVKIQVRTPKIKQDFVATTTAMDATVGYGTTNTARLGFHNDCFMASVDDYGTYINVTADKTYISNEALFVPTGGETCPPTDVPVASCSIAEKEMTMLKWTYLNLDYYGPVLQEWRNNNCFTDFERKLGYRLALATSSVKKEAALNGSLEFNAVINNGGFAPVYNPKNAYLIFRSTANGTIYKKKLSFDVRKVVPRVAFDLKETVSLADIPAGTYELLLKIEDSSTKLIDRPDYCIRFANTGLWETTTGFNKLSQTVIIK
- a CDS encoding acyltransferase family protein — protein: MNKIIANNRLMSVDVLRGFDLLMIIVADRFFYNLNTAAKTNLTKTLADQFEHPEWIGFHLYDVIMPLFLFVVGVVIPFSLGKRSTESGSDATLYYHILKRFVILFILGWIVQGNLLFLDISKFQLFSNTLQAIAVGYLFSCIAYLNLSQKGRYIFFVTCLVLYAVLLSIPNFFGHNFELLPNKNLPIYIDQQVFGRFYDQTQYSWLLTGLGFTATTMSGLFAGELLLSSKPRQKTAMYLFFIGITGIVVSLLIGLWHPIIKKIWTSSFVIFSSGISFVLLALFYWIVDVKGYTKWAYPFRVIGLNAIAAYVGSHVFNFSLIAKQIFFGFEQFTGAYYDAFCDLAGFGILYFILWYMHKNKTYIKV
- a CDS encoding SusC/RagA family TonB-linked outer membrane protein; the protein is MKKSNKLLHSNYHELKFNLKTIITVLILIVSVFKVNAATSTGSNKLEIVNKSSEADIIIKGVVLDELGQPMIGVTIVPKGSSRGTTTDFDGTFTIVVPSATEALLFSYVGYDSKEVAIANQTNLKVSMVPVSKSLNEVVIVGYGTQKKKNVLGAMSSVKGESLTLSSAPSVLTALQGKVAGLQITQNSAQPGGGFNIQIRGAGSINASNDPLIVVDGFPITNLEQPGSGNRYDGGTQGVLNSFNPNDIESIDVLKDASASAIYGARAANGVIMITTKKGKDGEVRVDYSGSYSYQKYNDGYDVLDLKQWMQLRNDASRENWEFINKVYPYSPKTLDEANAAPVNGIPYKRLYSDEQIRNAGAGTDWLSLVTRDGIVQQNNLSLRGGTQSTKYFLSGNLFDQQGIVKNSGIKRSTVHFSIDQKLVDFVTVGMNMTKSRVNNQNSQLGGKFDPVTGQELSQFENSGIIRSAIQQSPDVLAIDAMGNYPINPDNALEPNPYSMLTISDEGVVDRSLMNFYAEAKPFRGFTARVQAGFDQGNSSRSTYLPRTTLYGALENGKASINTEKKNDDLLDVILTYNTKIRDVNNFTFMVGYSQQTFRTERSTLGNSNFITDAFLWNNMNAGAGTKVVGSTNSEFGYRSYFSRLNYSYKDKYMLTSTIRRDGASMYAKNNKYALFPSISAGWDVSQEKFMTSISDYISQFKLRFGYGAVGNSGGNAFAAYYAQPAYLNPDESIWTGVFPTRLENPDLKWETTTEKNLGLDFEILNRRVSGSVEVYERVISDLLMLKPINSYNEINEVWANVGSTRSRGVEVTVSTVNIDHPDFKWRSTFTYSQFKTNWKKRAPDWKPRVYEGYNDPVRANYYQISDGVMQIGEVVPAQPDLYPGQIKIKDVNGFVRDNAGNPVTDANGVFLRTGAADGKIDDADTVLLGSQDPDFVAGLSNTIIWKNFQLNFMFNGMFGREIIDRTDFAYGVTAVGVAQNGRNATTNIYNRWTPDNPTNTRPGSNFGYTQYGSGDFFLQEASFVRLQSVSLTYNFPKKWFGKFMQGAAIRLDGQNLFTITKYDGIDPETDGYAAAYPNVKTYTVGVDLKF
- a CDS encoding RagB/SusD family nutrient uptake outer membrane protein produces the protein MKNLKNYTIVLLLLVFSGCNEDLESVNYDEINPSIFPSSEADIQAIVASAYYPLRGSYGNGIHSTSENGLMFMLDATTEILQGPYGVQQEASYHSYKATSTAFTRFYDVFYNKISGMTLSIDRIEKSKVNEFVKKQAIAEIKCARGLLAYELFDMYGPLVVAPLDVLQNPLKEEPLARLSNAAMVSFIENDLKDAAADLKSPAETPYGRFSNGMARMVLIRLYLHEKRWAEVEEQANAIIGMNYYALEDNYVGLWDVKAPVSSKEVIWAVPADYAGTSENQWQLMVLPANYPGRGGYGTIQSSWTFYDSFEATDIRKDALIAEFTGTDGVTYNRANPANYMQLGPIPLKIDPDAARTTALTTVDIIVYRYPDVLLSKAEALVNKTGTPTQEAIDLVNVVRKRAKISKIELADYNTLASFNDMILLERSHEYWCENGQYRSDLIRHGKFTEHAIALNGSASQSAPYKALFPFSLERISEGKGKFIQNPEYN
- a CDS encoding PKD domain-containing protein; amino-acid sequence: MKKIKLTKYVTMLMALLLLTACSSDSSSSDSATKPEADFSFTNDGSTFTFTNLSKNATKYRWDFGDLYYLSSEKDPVYTYKIGGEIRVSLTVTNDAGEESFITKTITAPRIIIIDIKVDGKFTDWDDVAVTDQNTSGNGSIQKIKIWAGGANVNVYLEGNKKMLMELVDMYINTDGNTQTGFLHSNWPDGSGAEFLFEGPMVTGGWGDFYKHTDPNGGWGWGQIVGSGANLKASAIVSLNDTTNAIEFSIPKSQLGTLGSSIGIAITEMTSGWAGVANFPEGPKFSTLQL